The following nucleotide sequence is from Barnesiella viscericola DSM 18177.
GAATGTCGTTGACCACTTCGATCATCTCGTACATCTTTTCGGTAGGCTCACCCACGGCCAGTCCGCCGATGGCATTGCCGTCGGCCCCCAGGTCGGCCACATGCTTGGCCGCCTCGGTGCGCAGGTCGCGATAGACACACCCCTGCACGATGGGGAAAAACGTCTGCCGGTAGCCATACAGCCCCTCGGTCTCGCAAAAGTGCTTCCACCCCCGGTCGAGCCAGCGGCGAGTCAGCGCCAGCGACTTTTTGGCATAGTCATAGTCGGCATCGCCCGGGGTACACTCGTCGAGCGCCATCATGATGTCCGACCCGATGATGCGCTGCGTATCCACCACATTCTCGGGCGTGAAGAGGTGTTTCGAGCCGTCGATGTGCGAGCGGAAGTGCGCCCCCTCTTCGGTGAGCTTGCGACGGTCCGACAGCGAGAAGACCTGGAAGCCGCCACTATCGGTGAGAATGGGACGCTCCCACCCGTTGAACTTGTGCAACCCGCCGGCCTTGTGCAAGATGTCGAGGCCCGGGCGCAGGTACAGGTGATAGGTGTTGCCCAGGATTATCTGGGCCTTGATGTCGTCGCGCAGCTCGCGCTGATGCACAGCCTTGACCGACGCTACCGTGCCCACGGGCATGAAGATAGGCGTCAGTATCGTGCCGTGGTCGGTCGTGATTACGCCGGCCCGGGCATGGCTACGCTCATCGGTATGTATCAGCTCAAAATTCATCGTCTGTCGTTCCAATTCGAGTATTCGGGAGCGCCGCCGCAAGCAGCTGCCCCCACCTGTATCGCCCATCGAGCGAGACAGGTCGCAATTTTTCAGGCTACAAAGATAGTGCAAGCAAAGGGCAAAATCAAATTTATTTCGGTTTTGCCCGGCCGAATTTCGGCCGGCCCCCACCGGCCGGGGAGAAAAAGGAGGAGAAAAGACGGGGTATCGTTCCCGGCTTGGTGAATCGATTAAATGTTTTTATAATATTATTAACGGTTAATTTTCGGGAGAATCGCCGGGCGGTTTCCAAATTGCGGGTATCTTTGTAACCGTTATGCGGAATCCACGAACAACACAGTTGCTGCGCCCATGGGTTTGCGGACTTTTCATGACCTGCGCCGTCGCGGTGTGGGCCGAGTCGCCTGCGCCGCCTCCCATGCGTCCGGGCAACGGGTCGGAACTGGAAATCAAAGGGGGTGAACTGTCGTGGCCCCGCACCGAACAGATGCCTACCTCTACCCCCAAAGACCAATTCATACAACGTCGGCTCGACGACCATTTGGAGAAGGCTTCGCTGCAAGTGATGAAACCCTCGACGCTCTTCCCCGAGAACCCGTCGGAGTTTATGATGAACGTCATCTTGCTGCATGCCGTGAAGGACAGTATCGCCAGCCTGCATGACGAGACGATTGCCCGCATGGGCGAGATGTTCCTGATGCGCAATCTGCTGCGCCCCCTCTCGGACGACCGCCCCGACCCGGTCAACAACTTTATGATGGGGGCTCCCAACACCATGCCGTTCGGTCTTGGGATAGCCTATGTGGGAATTATCGACCCCGTGGAGCTTTATCGCGAATGGAAACGCAAGAAACAGGCGCTGCGCACCAAGATGGTGCTGATGACGCTCTTCGGCGACGACAACCGCCTGCTCACCAAGCAGGAGACCGATTCTATCAAACTGAGCATCGAGAAGAAACGGAATGTCCCGGTGAGCCGAATCGCCAACCCGGTGCTTATCTCTACCTTGTTGGAAAACGACACGATAGTGGCCCCCTCGAAACCCAAGTTCAGGGCTCCGTTGTGGGGCAAAGAACGTCCCGAGATTCCCCTCGACACACTTGCCTTGCCGGGCGACTCGACCGTGCGCCCCACCCCTGCGGCGGCTGCCCGCCCCGACTCCATCGCCTCCCGATGCCGGGAGTGACCTCATCGCACCCTCTCCTCCCCCCTTACCTGCCCCACCCTGCGAACCTTCGTTCCGCCCCGGTTGTTGTAAGGAGTAAAGCCGCGACATTTTGTCAGCCACCGAACCGGCTACAAATGACCGCCTTACCAGTCGGCCCCGAAAACCGGTCGGCCAGAGTAGACATTTTGTCATGTTAAACAGTTGATTTTCAGACAATATTTCGCTCATTTACGACTGGCACTGCTTTTGACTATACGAGGGTGTAAATCAAAAAAATGAAAATAGAAAGGAGTACACGATATGAACTTTGACAATTTTACAATCAAATCGCAGGAGGCCGTGCAAAAGGCCGTGCAGATTGCTCGCGACCACAACGAGCAGTCGATCGAGCCGGTGCATCTGCTGAAAGGGATTCTGCAAGTGGGCGAAAGCCTCACTTCGTATCTGTTCCAGAAGCTTGATGTCAACGCCGGTTTGTTGAACAGTCAGGTCGATCGGGAAATAGAATCGTTGCCCAAGGTAAGCGGGGGCGAACCCTACTTGAGCCGCGAGGCCAACGACGCTCTTCAAAAAGCCATCGACTACTCTAAGAAACTGGGCGACCAGTTTGTAGCCCTCGAAGCCATGCTGATGGGTCTGTTCTTGACGAAAAGTCCGGCTTCGTCCTTCTTGAAGGATGCCGGCGTGACCGAAAAGGAGCTGGGAGCAGCCATCGACGAGTTGCGGAAAGGGAAAAAAGTTACCGAGGCTTCGGCCGAGGATACCTATAATGCGTTGAGCAAATATGCCATCAACTTGACCGAGCGTGCCCGTAGCGGCAAACTCGACCCGGTGATTGGCCGTGACGACGAGATTCGTCGGGTATTGCAGATTTTGAGTCGGCGTACCAAAAACAACCCTATCCTGATAGGTGAACCGGGTACCGGTAAGACGGCTATCGCCGAGGGGTTGGCTCACCGTATCGTGCGTGGCGATGTGCCCGAGAACTTGAAGAGCAAACAGATCTTCTCGCTCGACATGGGTGCCCTTATCGCCGGTGCCAAATACAAGGGTGAATTTGAGGAACGACTCAAATCGGTAGTCAACGAGGTGATTCAAAGCGAAGGCGAGATTATCCTCTTCATCGATGAGATTCACACCTTGGTGGGTGCCGGCAAGAGCGACGGTGCCATGGACGCTGCCAACATCTTGAAACCTGCCCTGGCCCGTGGCGAACTGAGGGCCATCGGTGCCACTACCCTCGACGAGTACCAGAAGTATTTCGAGAAGGATAAGGCTCTTGAACGTCGGTTCCAGATCGTGATGGTCGACGAGCCCGACGAGATGAGCAGCATTTCGATTCTGCGTGGCTTGAAAGAGCGGTATGAAAACCACCACAAAGTGCGGATTAAAGATGATGCCATCATCGCTGCCGTACAGTTGTCGGAACGGTACATTACCGACCGGTTCCTGCCCGATAAGGCCATCGACCTGATGGACGAGGCCGCCGCCAAATTGCGTATCGAGGTCGACTCGGTGCCCGAGGCTCTCGACGAAATCACGCGGCGTATCAAACAGCTCGAAATCGAACGCGAGGCCATCAAGCGGGAAAACGATACCGAGAAGCTGCAACAGCTGGGTAAGGAGATCGCCGACTTGAAGGAGGAGGAGACCAAATTCCGCGCCAAATGGCAATCGGAGAAAGAGCTGGTCAACCGCATACAGCAGAACAAGATCGACATCGAGAACCTGCGCTTCGAGGCCGATAAGGCCGAACGCGAAGGCGACTACGGCAAAGTGGCCGAGATACGGTATGCCAAAATCAAGGAGAAAGAGGACGACATACACGCCACGCAACAACGCTTGCACGAGTTGCAGGGCGACAAGGCCATGATCAAGGAGGAGGTCGATGCCGAGGATATCGCCGACGTGGTATCGCGGTGGACGGGTATCCCCGTGAACAAGATGATGCAGAGCGAGAAAGACAAACTGCTGCACCTCGAAGAGGAGTTGCACAAACGGGTGGTAGGTCAGGACGAGGCCATTACCGCCATTGCCGACGCCGTGCGTCGGAGCCGGGCCGGCTTGAACGATCCCCGCAAACCTATCGGGTCGTTCATCTTCCTGGGTACGACCGGTGTTGGTAAAACCGAGCTAGCCAAGGCGTTGGCCGAATACCTGTTCGACGACGAGAACATGATGACGCGTATCGATATGAGTGAATATCAGGAGAAATTCAGCGCCACGCGACTCATCGGTTCACCTCCCGGATACGTGGGCTACGACGAGGGCGGCCAGCTGACCGAGGCCATCAGACGGAAACCCTATTCGGTAGTTCTGTTCGATGAAATCGAGAAGGCTCACCCCGACATCTTCAACATCTTGTTGCAGGTACTCGACGATGGCCGTCTGACCGATAACAAGGGCCGGTTGGTCAACTTCAAGAACACCATTATCATCATGACCTCCAACATGGGGTCGTCGCTGATACGGGAGAACTTCGAGAAGATGACTGATGCCAATCGCTCCGAGGTAATCGAAAAGACCAAAGAGCAGGTTTTGGAGATGTTGAAACAGACCATACGTCCCGAATTCCTCAACCGTATCGACGAGACCATCATGTTCACGCCGCTTACGAAGAAAGAGATTGAAGAGATTGTTTCGCTGCAAATCAACAACATCAAGAAGATGCTCGAGAAGAACGGTGTTACGCTCGAAATCACACCCAAGGCCCTGAGCCTCATCGCCACCGAGGGTTACGACCCCGAGTTTGGTGCCCGTCCCGTCAAACGGGTTATCCACCGGCTTATCCTCAACCAGTTGTCGAAAGACCTGCTGGCTCAGAAAGTCGACCGCTCGAAACCTATCGTGGTCGATGCCGAAAACGATCAAATCGTATTCCGCAACTGATGCGGGTGTAAATAATCAAGGGAGCAACCCCACCGTGGGGTCGCTCCCTTTTTTTGTGCCCATACGAAACAGGCTACGTCTCCCCGCCGGGGAACGTAGCCTGCTTCCTTAACTACCTATAAAACCTATAAAACACATATGGAAAATTGTTATTTGATTTCTTCCGGAGCCGGAGGATTGATAGCTGGAGCATCGGCCGGAGTCGGAGCCTCGATATTTTCCGGGCAAACCGTTCTCATGTGCATGCGTCCCTTCTTGCCGTCGAATCGCCTTATCGGACGGGCGTTGCGGTCAAGACGGCCATCGGGACGACGTTCGAGGCGCTCTATCTTCTGTTCCAGATACTGTATGTACTGATCTTTGGTCAAGACCGATTTCATCGTGGAGTCGCGACGTTCGCGAGCGGCCTTCATCGACTCGCGGCTACTCTTCTGGGACTCTTGTTTCTTCTCGCGCAACGCCTTCATCTCGGCAGCGAACTGCTCGTTGGCCTCCTTCAACTGCGACACTTGCTTTTCGCTCAGGTTCAACTCTTTCACCATCTGCTCGCAGGGGAATTCACATTTTTCGCGACGCTGTTTCTTATCTTGATTTCCGGCAAAGGCACTCATGGTCAAAGCTAATACCAAAGCTACCGATACAATCGTTCTTTTCATAATCCAATTTCCTTTCATTAAATGGTTAATTATTCATCAATCTGTTTGCAAACTCGATTCACATTTCTGCTTATATGACTCGAATCTCGACAGAAAGTTTAATCGCCCGACCCACTTATTTCTTAAATTTAGCACTTTTAACAAAAAAGTCGAGCCTTACCAAGGAGTAAAAGACCCGACTTTCCCGTTTACAATCAATCGGTTATGCTATTTTTTACGGACGAGTTCGGTGAGTTTAAACGTTTGAAAAGTCATGTGCGCCACACTGCTCTCGTAGAGAATGCCCACCGTTTCGCGGTCGACCATCGTAAGGCAGGTGTACCCCCACCCCTCCTCCTCGTCGAGCAACAATTGATTCTCGGGGAGCCAGGTGGCCCCACCGTCGAGACTGGCCTTGACCGTAATGTGATGGCGCCCCTTGGTGGTGTTGGGGTTGGAGAAAAGCAGCAGGTCGCGCCCCAGCACATTGTCGTCGGCCTCGACCCGAATGAGGCTGGCCATACACACCGGCTCGGGCAGAGCCCGGCGCGACGACTCGTGTTCGGTCCAGGTACGGCCCAGATCGGCGGTGACGGCCACCGCCCGGCTTCCGCCCCGGTTGTCGCGCATGTTGAGCATGAGTACACCGTCGGCCAACTCGACCACCTGAGCCTCGGTGGTATTGCTTCGGGCTGGATTGTGAATGTGCCAACTCTCGCCTCCGTCGCGGCTGTACATCACCCCGGCACTGGGTACCCCCACCGAGTCGATAAACTGAATGGGAAAGACCAGCGTACCGTCGTGCATGGCGATACCCCGCCCCGGACCTTGCAGCAGGAACCGCCACGAGGGGTCTTTCACCTGCGAAGTGATGTTGATGGGGGCCGACCAGGTTTGGCCGTCGTCGGTACTTTTGGTGAGCACGAGCTGAGCCGTGCGTTCCATATCCATGCCCGGTTGCGAACTCCACCAGGCCCGCTGGTTGCCCATGCCATGAGTCCAGGCCGCGGCAATCCACACGGTGCGGGTGTGGGGGTCGAAGAGTATCGAGGGGTCGCCCACGCCATTCTGAGCGGCGGGCAGACCGCCATATTCGCCAAACGAGAGGGGCAAACGCATGGGTTCCCAACTCTTGCCGCCGTCGGTGCTGCGGCTCAGCCCCACGTCGATGTGCTCCTGCAAGTCGACACTGCTGTTGTAGCGCACGTCATACACTCCCAGCAACGTACCCCGGTCGGTCGTCACCAACCCGGGAATGCGGAACGCCGCCACCCCGTCGTCGCCGGCATGGCGCACCCCGATGGCCATGCGGTGCTCGATACCCTCGGGCGACACTCGCCGGCAGAGAGCTGCCGCCCCGTCGAGCGAGACAGACTCCACCCCGGCCCGCAGCTTCGAGGCGAGCGAGGCGCCCGGCTTCATCTGCACACTCACCCAAAAGAAATTGACACCCGGGTACAGCTTGTAGTCGGCCCGCAACTCAATCCGCTTGCCCGGATTGTCAACCCGGGCGCATTCAATCGAATACGACGGGTCGGCCGCCAACGTCTTACCGGCATGCTGGCTCGACACATAGGCGACCGGGGCAAAGCGATTCTTCCCCTCGTCCTGCCGAGCCTCCACACCACCGTAATAGAGTTTTACGGCAGCGATGTCACCCCGGGCATCACAGTCCGACAAATCGAGCGTCACCCCGTCGAGCACCCGGCTCTCCCGGGCGGGAATACGCAAATAGAACAACACATTGTCCTGCCGCTCGAGCAGTACCGGCACCCGAGCCTCCTTGACAAAAACCGTATCGGCGGCCACCGCTATCGCGGCCAGCCCCACCCAAGAGAGAAAGAGGAAAAATCTTCGCATGATACAGGGTATTAATTTGACGGAATAAAGATAACCCTTTTCATTTATCTCCACAAAAGAGCTTCATTTTTTTATCTCCACCAGGCCGCACAGGAAAACCGGGCAGGGGGATATCTTTCGTCCGCTTTCCTTGGAAAAACGACCTAAAAAGAGTATTTTTGTATCAACAGAACGAAGCGAATATGTTACAACCGTTGGCAGAAAGACTCAGACCCAAGACCTTGGACGAATACATCGGGCAGGAACACCTGGTGGGCCCGGGTGCCGTGCTGCGCCGCATGATCGACTCGGGCAAAATCTCCTCCTTCATTCTCTGGGGGCCGCCGGGGGTGGGCAAAACCACGCTGGCCCACATCATATCGCAACAGCTGCAAGCTCCGTTCTTCACCCTCAGTGCCGTACAGTCGGGGGTCAAGGAGGTGCGCGAGGTGCTCGACCGCTGCAAGGCCAACATCTTCGCCAAGGTGCGCCCGATTCTCTTCATCGACGAAATTCACCGATTCAGCAAATCGCAGCAAGACTCCCTGCTGGGGGCCGTCGAATACGGCACGGTCACGCTCATCGGAGCCACGACCGAGAATCCCTCGTTCGAGGTCATACGGCCGCTGCTCTCGCGCTGCCAGGTATATGTACTCAAACCGCTCGAAGTCAAGCACCTGCAACAGCTACTCGACCGGGCTATCCACCAAGATACCTATCTGAAAAATCGTGACATCGAGGTGCGCGAGACCGATGCCCTCTTCCGCTACTCGGGGGGCGATGCCCGCAAGCTGCTCAACATCATCGACCTCATCTCGCAAGCCGTGGGCGAAGACGATAAGATTGTCATAGACGATGCCATCGTCACCGAGCGGCTGCAACAGAACCCCGCCGCCTACGACAAGAACGGCGAGATGCACTATGACATCATATCGGCCTTCATCAAATCGATACGGGGCAGCGACCCCGACGCCGCCATCTACTGGCTGGCCCGCATGGTCGAGGGGGGAGAAGACCCCGCCTTCATTGCCCGCCGACTGGTCATCTCGGCCTCGGAGGATATCGGGCTGGCCAACCCCAACGCCCTGCTGCTGGCCAACGCCTGCTTCGATGCCGTGCAGAACATCGGGTGGCCCGAGAGCCGCATCATCATGGCCGAGACCACCATCTACCTGGCCAGTTCGCCCAAGAGCAACTCGGCCTACATGGCCATCAACCAGGCATTGAACACCGTGCGCGAGACCGGCAACCTGCCGGTGCCCCTGCACCTGCGCAACGCTCCCACGCAACTGATGAAGGAGCTCGACTACGGCAAGAACTACCAGTATGCCCACGACTATCCCGGACACTTCGTCAACCAGCAATACCTGCCCGACGACCTGAAAAACTCCGGCTGGTGGAAGCCGCAAAACAATCCGGCCGAAAACAAACTGAAAGACCACCTGAACGAGTTGTGGAAAGGACGATACAAATAAACGGCAGAATGCAAAGCCGAGGTATCAAATAGACACCATTTCACTTTTTTCGGCAACAAAAAAGAGGTAAATAAAACAAAATACAAAGAAAAAAGAGTTACTTTTGCAATCTATCAGAACCAAATTTATACCAAACACTAAACAAATATCATTATGAAGAAGCACAATTTCTATGCAGGACCCTCTATCCTGAGCGAGTACACCATCAAAAACACGGCCGACGCCGTTATCAACTTTGCCGGTACGGGTCTATCCCTGATGGAAATTTCGCACCGCAGCAAAGAGTTTACTGCCGTTATCGAAGAGGCTCAGGCGCTGGTCAAAGAGTTGCTCGAAGTTCCTGACGGATATTCGGTACTGTTCCTGGGTGGCGGTGCCAGCCTGCAATTCTGCATGGTCCCCTACAACCTGCTGAATAAAAAAGCAGCCTACCTCGAAACGGGTACCTGGGCTGTCAACGCCATCAAAGAGGCCCGTCTCTTCGGCGAAGTCGACGTGGTAGCTTCTTCAAAAGAGGCCAACTTCTCATACATTCCCAAAGGCTATACCGTACCCGACGACGCTGACTATTTCCACTTCACCTCGAACAACACCATCTACGGTACCGAAATGCGTTTCGATCCCGATGTGAAAGTGCCTCTGGTAGCCGACATGTCGTCCGATATTTTCTCGCGTCCCATCGACGTATCGAAATACGACGTCATCTACGCCGGAGCCCAGAAGAACCTGGCTCCTGCCGGTGTGACCATCGTCATCGTCAAGGAGTCGGCCCTCGGCCACGTAGATCGCGCTATCCCCACCATGCTCGACTACCGCACCCATGTGAAGAAAGGCTCGATGTTCAACACACCGCCCTGTCTGCCCATCTATGCCGCCCTGCAAACCCTCAAATATTACAAAGAGCTGGGCGGTATCAAGGAGATGGAACGCCGCGACCTCGAAAAAGCCGCTATCCTCTACGACGCCATCGATTCGAGCAAGATGTTCGTGGGCACCGCCGCTCATGAAGACCGTTCGATCATGAACGTCTGCTTCGTGATGAAAGAGGAGTACAAGGACCTCGAAGGCGCATTCATCGAATATGCCACCTCGAAAGGCATCGTAGGTATCAAGGGACACCGCTCGGTAGGCGGATTCAGAGCCTCCATCTACAACGCCATGCCCAAATCGAGCGTCGAGATGCTCATCGAGACCATGAAGGAATTTGAAAAGAACCATTAATCCAGGGAGAGTATCGACATGAAAGTATTGGTAGCCACAGAAAAGCCGTTTGCCACAGTAGCCGTGAACGGCATTAAAGAGGTACTCGATGCCGCCGGTATCGAAATGGCTCTTTTGGAGAAATACACCGCCAAGGCCGACTTGCTGAAAGCGGTCGAGGACGCCGACGGACTGATTGTGCGCAGCGACATCGTAGATGCCGAGGTGCTCGACGCCGCCAAGAAACTGAAAATCATTGTTCGCGCCGGTGCCGGATATGACAACATCGACCTGAATGCCGCCACGGCCAAGGGTGTATGCGTCATGAATACGCCGGGACAGAACTCCAATGCCGTGGCCGAACTGGTATTCGGCATGACAATACTGATGATTCGCAACCACTTCAACGGCACATCGGGAACTGAACTCAAAGGCAAAAAGCTGGGTATCCACGCCTATGGACAAGTGGGTCGCAACGTGGCCCGCATCGCCAAAGGATTCGGCATGGAACTCTACGCCTTCGATCCCTACTGCCCCAACGAGGTGATGGAGAAAGACGGCGTGAAGCCCGTGGCATCGGTCGAAGAGCTCTACCGCACCTGCCAGTTCGTATCTCTGCATATCCCGGCCACAGCCGAGACGAAACAGTCGATTAACCACGCCTTGATGTCGCTGATGCCCAAAGGTGCCGTGCTCATCAACACGGCCCGCAAAGAGGTAATTCACGAAGAGGATCTGGCCCGCGTGCTCGAAGAGCGTGCCGACTTCCGCTACGTAGCCGACGTGGCTCCGGCCAACGCCGCTGCCTTGACCGAGAAATTCGGCGACCGCGTATTCTTCACCCCGAAGAAGATGGGTGCCCAAACGGCCGAGGCCAATATCAACGCCGGTATCGCCGCCGCCCGTCAGTCGGTAGGATTCCTGAAAGAGGGTATTGACCGATTCAGAGTCAACAAGTAATCACAGGCTCCGAAAAATTTTGGAATAACGCGCCCCTCCTGCCACCCGGCGAGAGGGGCGCATTCTATTTCGCCCCATATCAAGTTCTGTACCCAGTCAAGCCAAAGGTCAAATAATGCAACGCCATAGCAAAAAGAGCGATACCTCCATAAAAGAAGCATCGCCCTTCGCGATTAATTGGATCAATCTCGTTTTATTTGGTCAAGGCACGCCAGGCAAAAGCCGAGAAGGCAGCCCCGAGGAACGGAGCCACGATGAAGAGCCACAGTTGCGAAAGAGCTACACCGCCCTCGAAGAGAGCCGGTGCAATACTACGGGCCGGGTTTACCGACGTACCCGTGATGGGAATACATACGATGTGAATCAGCACCAGTGACAAACCGATGGCCAGACCGGCAAAGTTACCGGCTCCCCGCTTTTCGTCGGTCGTACCCAGCACCACCAACACAAAGATGAAAGTAAAGACCGCCTCGGCTATGAATGCCTGCAACGCCTCACCCTCGCCAAAACTGTTGGCCCCGGTCATTGTCGCACCCGACGAACCGCCGGTCGACACCAATACATAGATGATGGCCGAGCCGATAATCGCCCCGATAACCTGGAATATCATGTACATGGCGGCATCTTTCCCGCTCATGCGCTTCGACAGCCACACCCCCAGTGTGATGGCCGGGTTGATGTGGCACCCCGAGATGCCTCCGATGGTATAAGCCATAGCTACTACCGAAAGGCCAAAGGCCATGGCTACGCCCAATGTGCCTACACCTTCACCGCAAATACCGGCCATGTTGCCGGCAAAGACGGCACTACCACAACCCATCAAAACGAGGACCATGGTACCCAACATTTCTGCTAAATACTTTTTCATAATTTTCATGTTTTTCCGGCACGATACACGTACCCAGGTTAGTAATTAGTTATGTTTGATTAAGATTCTCTACACAAAGAAAAAAAAATAAATTCTAATTGTACATATACATTCCCGTTTTTTTTCTTACTTTTGAGGCCTTTTTAAACAAAACGGAGATCTTTGTGTTTGAATATTATTATCATATCGGGTTAATTTAATTGGATTATGAAGATAACAGAAATCGCAGAAGGAATACACTATGTAGGGGTCAACGACCGCAGTAAGCACAAGTTTGAGAACCTTTGGCCGCTCCCGTACGGCGTATCCTACAACGCCTATCTGATTACCGACGAAAAGAATGTATTGGTCGATACCGCCGACGCCGCCTATACCGACCGGCTGCTGGATCATATAACCGAGATTATCGGCGACGGCACAATCGATTACCTCGTCATCAACCACATGGAGCCCGACCACTCGGCATCGATTCAGTTTATCCGTCAGAAGTATCCGCACATGACTATTGTGGGTAATACCAAAACGCTTGAAATGGTGAAGGGCTATTATGGCATTGACGACAACACCCTGTGTGTCAAAAATGGAGACACGCTGGCACTGGGAAAACGATCGCTCACCTTTTATCTGACCCCCATGGTCCACTGGCCCGAGACGATGATGACCTATTGCAACGAAACGGGAACGCTCTTCTCGGGCGACGCTTTCGGCTGCTTCGGTACCCTCGACGGTGGTATCAAGGACACGCAGCTGAATACCTCGAAATATTGGGACGAGATGTATCGCTACTACTCCAACATCGTGGGCAAATACGGGTCGGCCGTACAAACGGCTTTGAAAAAGCTGGCCTGTATCGACATCAAAACCATCTGCTCGACCCATGGTCCCGTGTGGGAACAGGAGGTAAGCCGGGTCATCGACATTTACGACCGGTTGAGCCGGTATGAATCGGAGCCGGGCGTTGTCATCGCCTATGGCAGCATGTATGGGCACACCGAACAGATGGCCGAGGAGATAGCGCGTGAACTGGCTGCGAACGGGATTAAAAACATTGTCATGCACAATGTGTCGCACGACGACCCGTCGTATATTCTTCAAAGCATATTCCGTTACCGGGGTCTTATCATCGGCAGCCCCACCTATTCCAACCGGTTGTATCCCGAGGTCGACATGCTCACTCAGATGATTGCCACGCGCGACATCAAGAACCGCATATTCGGCTACTTTGGTTCATTCTCGTGGGCCGGTGCTGCCGTGAAACATCTGGCCGCTTTCGGCGAATCGATGAAGTGGGAGACTTTGCCCTGCTGCGTAGAGATGAAACAGGGGCTTACCCCCGAAATAAAAGAGCGGTGCCGGGCTCTTGGTTGTGAG
It contains:
- the serC gene encoding 3-phosphoserine/phosphohydroxythreonine transaminase, which codes for MKKHNFYAGPSILSEYTIKNTADAVINFAGTGLSLMEISHRSKEFTAVIEEAQALVKELLEVPDGYSVLFLGGGASLQFCMVPYNLLNKKAAYLETGTWAVNAIKEARLFGEVDVVASSKEANFSYIPKGYTVPDDADYFHFTSNNTIYGTEMRFDPDVKVPLVADMSSDIFSRPIDVSKYDVIYAGAQKNLAPAGVTIVIVKESALGHVDRAIPTMLDYRTHVKKGSMFNTPPCLPIYAALQTLKYYKELGGIKEMERRDLEKAAILYDAIDSSKMFVGTAAHEDRSIMNVCFVMKEEYKDLEGAFIEYATSKGIVGIKGHRSVGGFRASIYNAMPKSSVEMLIETMKEFEKNH
- a CDS encoding NAD(P)-dependent oxidoreductase, which codes for MKVLVATEKPFATVAVNGIKEVLDAAGIEMALLEKYTAKADLLKAVEDADGLIVRSDIVDAEVLDAAKKLKIIVRAGAGYDNIDLNAATAKGVCVMNTPGQNSNAVAELVFGMTILMIRNHFNGTSGTELKGKKLGIHAYGQVGRNVARIAKGFGMELYAFDPYCPNEVMEKDGVKPVASVEELYRTCQFVSLHIPATAETKQSINHALMSLMPKGAVLINTARKEVIHEEDLARVLEERADFRYVADVAPANAAALTEKFGDRVFFTPKKMGAQTAEANINAGIAAARQSVGFLKEGIDRFRVNK
- a CDS encoding MIP family channel protein, with translation MKKYLAEMLGTMVLVLMGCGSAVFAGNMAGICGEGVGTLGVAMAFGLSVVAMAYTIGGISGCHINPAITLGVWLSKRMSGKDAAMYMIFQVIGAIIGSAIIYVLVSTGGSSGATMTGANSFGEGEALQAFIAEAVFTFIFVLVVLGTTDEKRGAGNFAGLAIGLSLVLIHIVCIPITGTSVNPARSIAPALFEGGVALSQLWLFIVAPFLGAAFSAFAWRALTK
- a CDS encoding FprA family A-type flavoprotein, producing MMKITEIAEGIHYVGVNDRSKHKFENLWPLPYGVSYNAYLITDEKNVLVDTADAAYTDRLLDHITEIIGDGTIDYLVINHMEPDHSASIQFIRQKYPHMTIVGNTKTLEMVKGYYGIDDNTLCVKNGDTLALGKRSLTFYLTPMVHWPETMMTYCNETGTLFSGDAFGCFGTLDGGIKDTQLNTSKYWDEMYRYYSNIVGKYGSAVQTALKKLACIDIKTICSTHGPVWEQEVSRVIDIYDRLSRYESEPGVVIAYGSMYGHTEQMAEEIARELAANGIKNIVMHNVSHDDPSYILQSIFRYRGLIIGSPTYSNRLYPEVDMLTQMIATRDIKNRIFGYFGSFSWAGAAVKHLAAFGESMKWETLPCCVEMKQGLTPEIKERCRALGCEMASRMKE